Proteins encoded by one window of Brevibacterium atlanticum:
- a CDS encoding sensor histidine kinase: protein MPKEKRTVLAKGPVGSTGAASRRFRLGVAGRIMFGNSIMLVGIMVLTTSLLYIQLSQLNTKREQDLLRSAADNMSMSLGLVGTGEAGNDDFLDAESRADVGTMLDNVISQYGFDVAAVVPIDYLLTPPTLGSPDRQQALEDKIASANSGKIPEDSVDQLAQSIDGDAIKSGSSSVRFIDDGGPGDGTMYVITPVHAEHVGADEVGPDTVVGAVIVGASADTVREGFLPQSQWLIGIAVLTLILGIGSSWVTSRGLRRVTGDYGAEELKSMLDFYSSVLKAVSEGLLLVDRSRGIVLINAEARELLGLPTGDGAAPADDADPAPASAAEMPLDELNLPEELHDLLASGRWARDEIHYTDDRVLVVNQQPTDAGSDTWVVTMRDHTELAELSGELVSVRSFSDSLRAQTHEYANRLHMVVSLLETGHVDEAIDFAAKDIDDLNRVNGDGSMTFDHPVLSALLLSKIAQAAEVGIEMTVDTADLTGNLGGDDRDLATILGNLIDNAFDALSRQDVLPEDKRVHVHLSGGGGPGGFTIEVSDDGPGIDEEHLDAIFERGWSTKHDGVETDQGHGRQQTGTRGVGLSLVVQAIRRLGGAVDVQGRGEECDRFKGAVLTVWLPDVNAGAGVGAGGTHSPGGAQGAGGARGPGATHAD, encoded by the coding sequence ATGCCCAAGGAGAAGCGAACCGTCCTGGCGAAGGGACCCGTCGGATCGACAGGTGCCGCCAGTCGGCGATTCCGCCTCGGCGTGGCCGGACGGATCATGTTCGGAAACTCGATCATGCTCGTGGGCATCATGGTGCTCACGACGAGTCTCCTCTACATCCAGCTCTCCCAACTGAACACGAAGAGGGAACAGGACCTGCTGCGCTCGGCCGCGGACAACATGTCGATGTCGCTGGGCCTGGTGGGCACCGGCGAGGCGGGCAACGACGACTTCCTCGACGCCGAGTCCCGCGCCGATGTCGGAACCATGCTGGACAACGTCATCAGCCAGTACGGCTTCGACGTCGCCGCCGTCGTGCCCATCGACTACCTGCTCACTCCGCCCACCCTCGGCTCGCCGGACCGGCAGCAGGCGCTCGAGGACAAGATCGCCTCGGCGAACTCCGGGAAGATCCCCGAGGACTCGGTCGATCAGCTCGCGCAGTCCATCGATGGGGACGCGATCAAGAGCGGTAGTTCGAGCGTGCGCTTCATCGACGACGGCGGGCCCGGCGACGGCACCATGTACGTCATCACCCCCGTCCACGCCGAACACGTCGGTGCCGACGAGGTGGGGCCCGACACCGTGGTCGGCGCCGTCATCGTCGGAGCCTCGGCCGACACGGTCCGGGAGGGCTTTCTGCCCCAGAGCCAATGGCTCATCGGCATCGCCGTCCTCACCCTCATCCTCGGCATCGGTTCGTCATGGGTGACCTCCCGCGGCCTGCGGCGGGTCACCGGCGACTACGGCGCCGAAGAGCTCAAAAGCATGCTCGACTTCTACTCCTCGGTGCTCAAGGCGGTCTCCGAAGGTCTGCTGCTGGTCGACCGCTCACGCGGAATCGTGCTCATCAATGCCGAGGCCAGAGAGCTTCTCGGCCTACCTACGGGAGACGGGGCGGCCCCGGCAGACGACGCGGACCCGGCCCCCGCCTCGGCGGCGGAGATGCCCCTCGACGAACTCAACCTGCCCGAGGAACTCCACGATCTGCTCGCCTCCGGGCGCTGGGCCCGCGACGAGATCCACTACACGGACGACCGGGTGCTCGTGGTCAACCAGCAGCCGACCGATGCCGGCAGCGACACCTGGGTCGTGACCATGCGCGACCACACCGAGCTGGCCGAGCTCTCCGGCGAACTCGTCTCCGTCCGCTCCTTCTCGGACTCTCTGCGCGCGCAGACCCACGAATACGCGAACCGGCTGCACATGGTCGTGTCCCTCCTCGAGACCGGGCACGTCGATGAAGCCATCGACTTCGCGGCCAAGGACATCGACGATCTCAACCGGGTCAACGGGGACGGATCGATGACCTTCGACCATCCCGTCCTCTCGGCCCTGCTGCTGTCGAAGATCGCCCAAGCCGCCGAGGTGGGCATCGAGATGACGGTCGACACCGCGGATCTCACGGGCAACCTCGGCGGGGACGATCGGGATCTCGCGACGATCCTGGGCAACCTCATCGACAATGCCTTCGACGCTCTGAGCAGGCAGGACGTGCTGCCCGAGGATAAGCGCGTGCATGTGCACCTGTCCGGCGGGGGCGGTCCCGGCGGATTCACGATCGAGGTCAGCGACGACGGGCCGGGCATCGACGAGGAGCACCTCGATGCGATCTTCGAGCGTGGCTGGTCGACCAAGCACGACGGCGTCGAGACCGATCAGGGCCACGGTCGTCAGCAGACGGGAACCCGCGGGGTCGGGCTGTCGCTGGTCGTGCAGGCTATCCGCCGCCTCGGCGGGGCCGTCGACGTGCAGGGACGCGGCGAGGAGTGCGACCGGTTCAAAGGTGCGGTGCTCACGGTCTGGCTGCCGGACGTCAACGCCGGTGCAGGCGTCGGCGCGGGTGGGACTCACAGTCCGGGCGGAGCCCAGGGCGCGGGCGGGGCCCGCGGGCCGGGCGCGACTCACGCCGACTGA